A region from the Gemmatimonadales bacterium genome encodes:
- a CDS encoding response regulator has product MDDEAVVRQLASRMLTQTGFRAVEASHGREALTALEQDPIGIHLVLTDVKMPGMNGRELGRQVERRWPAKPVLYMSGFASEVFQGGLLEAAAPFIAKPFTQEDLAAKVRGLLGA; this is encoded by the coding sequence TCGCCTCGCGCATGCTTACCCAGACCGGCTTCCGCGCGGTCGAGGCGAGCCATGGGCGCGAGGCGCTCACCGCGCTGGAACAGGACCCGATCGGCATCCACCTCGTGCTCACCGACGTGAAGATGCCGGGGATGAACGGGCGCGAGCTGGGCCGGCAGGTGGAGCGGCGCTGGCCGGCCAAACCGGTGCTCTACATGTCTGGGTTCGCGAGCGAAGTGTTCCAGGGCGGGTTGCTGGAGGCGGCGGCCCCGTTCATCGCGAAGCCGTTCACCCAGGAGGATCTCGCGGCCAAGGTGCGAGGGCTGCTCGGCGCATAA